A portion of the Lysinibacillus timonensis genome contains these proteins:
- a CDS encoding DNA polymerase I, translating to MLKTKAMNKYFQNCLIAIMMACSVTALFSSTSFSWAKVEILQIPVLFIITLVVSLFISEDVRNSFKKVCKFEKRDDKRPIWEVGIGMIFFFVQVGLVEVFFRSFMELNLGGMPLYIIFSFMNAFLATVIYEEFVYHSLFNKQNNRKRIS from the coding sequence ATGTTGAAAACAAAAGCAATGAATAAATACTTTCAAAATTGTTTAATTGCAATCATGATGGCATGTTCAGTAACAGCATTATTTAGTTCAACATCCTTTTCTTGGGCTAAGGTCGAAATATTACAAATCCCTGTTCTTTTTATTATTACTTTAGTAGTTTCACTATTCATATCTGAGGATGTTCGAAATAGCTTTAAAAAAGTATGTAAGTTTGAAAAAAGAGACGATAAACGGCCAATTTGGGAAGTTGGAATTGGAATGATTTTTTTCTTTGTCCAAGTGGGCTTGGTGGAAGTATTTTTCCGTTCATTCATGGAACTTAATCTAGGTGGTATGCCACTATATATCATTTTCTCATTTATGAATGCATTTTTAGCAACAGTAATTTATGAGGAATTCGTCTACCATTCACTTTTTAATAAGCAAAATAATCGTAAACGAATATCATAA
- the hflC gene encoding protease modulator HflC, whose translation MSNKDKFESDLDKFVNSLFGNNRNKKNPEQSPESEQVKDAKVIDINKKPFNFKQFSKIAAVFVIFFAIAIILLANVYVVKENEYKVVRQFGEVVAYKDEPGLNIKIPFIQSVSTLPKNVMIHDMTRAEEITTFDKKRIIVDNYAVWKVTDPKALISNARTITNAEARMEEFIYSVLRTELGRLNYGDIISDEDSSRGSLNDLITEKVNELLKNDNYGIEVVDVRIRRTDLPAENEQSVFTRMISERESIAQTYLSEGDAEKRTTEADTDKQVVELISGAEKEAALIKAEGEAEAAKIYNNAFSKDPEFYELYRTLETYKQTIGKDTMIIIPSDSPYARILSGYLE comes from the coding sequence ATGAGTAATAAAGATAAATTTGAAAGCGATTTAGACAAATTTGTGAATTCGTTATTTGGGAACAATAGAAATAAAAAAAATCCAGAACAGTCACCTGAGTCTGAACAGGTGAAAGATGCGAAGGTTATTGATATAAATAAGAAGCCATTTAACTTTAAACAGTTTAGTAAGATTGCAGCAGTATTCGTTATTTTCTTTGCAATTGCAATTATCTTATTAGCAAATGTCTATGTTGTAAAAGAAAATGAATATAAAGTTGTCCGTCAATTTGGTGAAGTGGTTGCCTATAAAGATGAACCAGGGTTAAACATTAAAATTCCATTTATTCAAAGTGTTTCAACATTACCTAAAAATGTAATGATTCACGATATGACTAGAGCAGAAGAAATTACGACTTTCGATAAGAAGCGAATTATCGTTGATAACTATGCTGTATGGAAAGTCACAGATCCAAAAGCGTTAATTTCAAACGCAAGAACGATTACCAATGCTGAAGCGAGAATGGAGGAATTCATTTACTCTGTTCTACGTACAGAACTTGGTCGACTAAATTATGGCGATATTATTAGTGATGAAGATTCGTCTCGCGGAAGCTTAAATGACCTTATCACAGAGAAAGTAAATGAATTATTGAAAAATGATAATTATGGGATTGAAGTTGTCGATGTTCGAATTCGACGAACGGATTTACCAGCGGAAAATGAACAATCTGTATTTACTCGAATGATTTCTGAACGTGAGTCGATTGCTCAAACTTACTTATCTGAAGGGGACGCTGAGAAACGTACTACAGAAGCAGATACAGATAAGCAAGTTGTCGAATTAATATCTGGTGCAGAAAAAGAAGCAGCATTAATAAAAGCCGAAGGGGAAGCAGAAGCTGCTAAAATTTACAACAATGCATTCTCAAAAGATCCTGAGTTTTATGAGCTCTACCGTACATTAGAAACATATAAACAAACGATTGGTAAAGATACAATGATTATCATCCCGTCAGATTCACCGTATGCAAGAATATTATCTGGATACCTAGAATAG
- the hflK gene encoding FtsH protease activity modulator HflK, which translates to MSVKRALLLAGSALLAIIVIIAALTSWYTVDESEQAVVITFGHADETVSEAGLHFKLPWPIQNVEILSKETFSLTFGYDQNENGEIVSHESETKMITGDENIVLTDLVVQWKIINPEKYLFNSDNPEEILHNSTSAAIRSIIGSSTIDEALTDGKAEIEANTRDLLSSLIEKYDIGISILAVKLQDVELPNENVRAAFTAVTDARETKATKINEAQKYKNQKLNEAQGEIAAIISEAEGEKTSRIQKAEGDVAVFNSLYEQYSQNKEITRSRLILETLEQVLPNAQIYIMNDNGDTLKYLPLQPNVNNTPSNNSTNNSSTNPPVTEGSNN; encoded by the coding sequence ATGAGTGTTAAAAGAGCTTTATTACTTGCCGGTTCAGCACTGTTAGCAATTATAGTCATAATTGCAGCACTAACTTCTTGGTATACCGTTGACGAATCTGAACAAGCAGTAGTGATTACATTCGGTCATGCAGATGAAACGGTTAGTGAAGCAGGATTACATTTTAAATTACCTTGGCCAATACAAAATGTTGAGATTTTATCGAAAGAGACATTTAGTTTAACGTTTGGATATGATCAAAATGAAAACGGAGAAATTGTTTCACATGAGAGTGAAACAAAAATGATTACTGGAGACGAGAATATCGTTCTAACAGATTTAGTTGTTCAATGGAAGATAATAAATCCAGAAAAGTATTTATTTAATTCAGACAACCCGGAAGAAATTTTACATAATTCAACTTCAGCAGCTATTAGATCTATTATTGGGAGCTCTACAATTGATGAAGCTCTGACAGACGGTAAAGCGGAAATCGAGGCAAATACTCGAGATTTACTATCATCATTAATTGAAAAATATGACATTGGTATTAGTATTTTAGCTGTAAAATTACAGGATGTTGAATTACCTAATGAAAATGTTCGTGCTGCCTTTACGGCTGTAACGGATGCCCGTGAAACGAAAGCTACAAAAATTAATGAAGCGCAAAAATACAAAAATCAAAAACTTAATGAAGCTCAAGGGGAAATTGCTGCAATTATATCAGAAGCTGAAGGTGAAAAGACATCTCGTATACAAAAAGCTGAAGGTGATGTAGCGGTATTTAATAGTCTATATGAGCAATATTCTCAAAATAAGGAAATTACAAGATCACGTCTAATATTGGAAACATTAGAGCAAGTGTTACCTAATGCACAAATTTACATTATGAATGATAATGGTGATACATTAAAATATTTACCGTTGCAACCAAATGTAAATAACACGCCATCTAATAACTCTACTAATAACTCTTCTACAAACCCACCTGTTACAGAAGGGAGCAATAATTAA
- the pnpS gene encoding two-component system histidine kinase PnpS gives MKSFSNQLFLFFMLITSSIFAVLGIILGQLFPFFLKNYLEKNDIEYHIESFKYINSQYFFVLFILIIIALLLIGIGAYRLIHNLIEPLENITKTAKELSKGNYRARAYAMGPSTIVELRSSVNTLARTLQEIEKTREVEEERLKTLIENMGSALIMIGREGNVSIVNGQFLKGFNLSFDEVRGKNFITLGLPEKIEKFIDHVFLTESPYTKQIEIVVQQEILYKQVYGAPVVGEHGRWLGVVIVMHDITELIRLEQIRRDFVANVSHELRTPITSIKGFSETLLDGAFKDEKMLLSFLDIIYQESNRLQMLINDLLELSKLEQHGFTVTIHPTSLQEVLIRAVELTSPRLDEKQMQFDVDIVRDVTVMGDPNRLIQIFTNLITNAITYSPENTTITLRIKKNKDYGIVEVKDQGIGIEKNEIARIFERFYRVDKARSRNSGGTGLGLAIVKHLVEAHHGKIHVQSEVGKGTSMQIMIPLRKNLTNH, from the coding sequence ATGAAATCATTTAGTAATCAACTCTTCTTATTCTTTATGTTAATAACCAGCTCGATTTTTGCTGTCCTTGGTATTATCTTAGGTCAGCTTTTTCCTTTCTTCTTGAAAAATTACTTAGAAAAGAATGATATTGAATATCATATTGAATCTTTTAAATACATTAATTCTCAATATTTTTTCGTATTATTTATTTTAATTATAATTGCGCTGCTTCTAATAGGTATTGGTGCTTATCGTTTAATTCATAACTTAATCGAACCATTAGAAAATATTACAAAAACAGCTAAAGAGTTATCAAAAGGAAATTATCGCGCAAGGGCATATGCTATGGGTCCATCTACAATTGTAGAATTAAGGAGTTCCGTTAACACCCTTGCTAGAACTCTACAAGAAATTGAAAAAACCCGAGAAGTTGAGGAAGAGCGCCTAAAAACACTCATAGAAAATATGGGAAGTGCACTAATAATGATTGGCCGTGAAGGAAATGTATCCATCGTAAATGGACAATTTCTGAAGGGATTTAATTTATCGTTTGATGAGGTTAGAGGGAAAAACTTTATAACATTAGGATTACCTGAAAAAATTGAAAAGTTTATTGATCATGTATTTCTAACCGAATCACCTTATACGAAACAAATTGAAATTGTAGTACAACAAGAAATACTTTATAAACAAGTTTATGGTGCTCCTGTAGTAGGCGAACATGGTCGGTGGTTAGGTGTTGTTATTGTTATGCATGACATTACTGAGTTAATCCGATTAGAACAAATTCGACGAGATTTTGTAGCTAATGTTTCTCACGAACTTAGAACTCCTATTACATCTATCAAAGGATTCTCTGAGACGTTGCTCGATGGAGCATTTAAAGATGAAAAAATGCTGTTATCGTTTTTAGATATCATCTATCAAGAAAGTAATCGTCTTCAGATGCTTATAAATGATCTACTAGAATTATCTAAGTTAGAGCAACATGGATTTACTGTAACGATTCACCCAACAAGTTTACAGGAAGTTTTAATTCGTGCGGTTGAATTGACTAGCCCAAGACTCGATGAAAAGCAAATGCAATTTGATGTTGATATAGTTCGTGATGTAACTGTAATGGGTGATCCTAACAGATTAATTCAAATATTTACTAATCTAATTACGAATGCTATCACTTACTCACCTGAAAATACAACCATTACATTGCGTATTAAGAAAAACAAGGATTACGGTATAGTGGAAGTGAAAGATCAGGGTATTGGTATTGAGAAAAATGAAATTGCTCGAATCTTTGAACGTTTTTATCGTGTAGATAAAGCAAGAAGTAGAAATTCAGGTGGGACGGGACTTGGACTTGCTATAGTGAAACATTTAGTAGAAGCACACCATGGCAAAATTCATGTTCAAAGTGAAGTAGGTAAAGGAACGAGTATGCAAATTATGATACCTTTAAGAAAGAACTTAACAAATCATTAA
- a CDS encoding response regulator transcription factor, whose amino-acid sequence MSKVILVVEDEVSIATLLKYNLEKAGYQVLLAHDGKEGLDIAIEKSPDLILLDLMLPTMDGMEVCKELRSQKKNIPIIMLTARDDEFDKVLGLELGADDYMTKPFSPREVSARVKAVLRRITPIVDTEEEDLENRFLQFENLIVYPERFEAFLNNEPLEFTPKEFELLVYLLGNKNRVLTRDQLLSAVWNYDFAGDTRIVDVHISHLREKIEENSRKPKFIKTIRGIGYKFEEPKNV is encoded by the coding sequence ATGTCAAAAGTAATTCTAGTAGTAGAAGACGAAGTATCGATTGCAACTCTATTAAAATACAATCTTGAAAAAGCAGGATACCAAGTATTATTAGCTCACGATGGTAAGGAAGGTCTTGATATAGCAATTGAAAAGTCGCCTGATTTAATTTTACTTGATTTGATGTTGCCAACAATGGACGGAATGGAAGTTTGTAAAGAATTACGTAGTCAAAAGAAAAACATTCCTATTATTATGCTAACTGCAAGAGATGATGAATTTGATAAAGTATTAGGCCTTGAATTAGGTGCGGACGACTATATGACGAAACCATTTAGTCCTCGAGAAGTAAGTGCTAGAGTAAAAGCTGTTTTAAGACGCATTACTCCAATAGTAGATACAGAAGAAGAAGATTTAGAAAACAGATTTTTGCAGTTTGAAAATCTAATTGTATACCCAGAACGATTTGAAGCATTTTTGAATAATGAGCCGCTTGAGTTTACACCTAAGGAATTTGAATTGCTAGTTTATTTACTGGGAAATAAAAATCGTGTCTTAACACGTGACCAGTTGTTAAGTGCTGTTTGGAACTATGATTTTGCTGGTGATACACGAATTGTAGATGTACATATAAGTCACCTTAGAGAAAAAATTGAGGAAAATAGCCGCAAACCAAAATTTATAAAAACAATTCGAGGTATTGGATATAAATTTGAGGAGCCGAAGAATGTATGA
- a CDS encoding MaoC/PaaZ C-terminal domain-containing protein, producing the protein MLMRKGIKLGKKVNELSISERLYLTEKIEDKDLLLYLGLTNDSNPLYIQHDYAAKTPYKHPIVPVIMLNGIISSAISKHIPGPGSRIIEQNLKYLEPVFHYETINIVLEVQLIDVKENIIHVEVFATNQNKLPVIEGMMKVMPPL; encoded by the coding sequence TTGTTAATGCGAAAGGGCATAAAGCTTGGTAAAAAGGTAAATGAATTATCTATCAGTGAAAGGTTATACTTAACGGAGAAAATTGAAGATAAAGACTTACTTTTATATCTTGGCTTAACAAATGATAGTAATCCTTTATACATTCAACATGATTATGCCGCAAAAACTCCGTATAAACATCCGATAGTACCTGTTATAATGCTTAACGGTATTATTTCATCTGCTATCTCTAAACATATACCTGGTCCCGGCTCAAGAATTATAGAGCAAAATTTAAAATACTTAGAACCGGTTTTTCACTATGAAACAATTAATATTGTACTAGAAGTTCAATTGATTGATGTTAAAGAAAACATTATTCACGTAGAGGTTTTTGCAACAAATCAAAACAAATTACCAGTAATAGAAGGCATGATGAAAGTTATGCCTCCTTTGTAA
- the icd gene encoding NADP-dependent isocitrate dehydrogenase — MTNGKIVVENGALNVPNNPVIPFIEGDGIGPDIWAAASRVIDAAVEKAYNGEKKIEWLEVLAGEKAFNQTGEWLPQETLDKINEYLIAIKGPLTTPIGGGIRSLNVALRQELDLYVCLRPVRHFDGVPSPVKRPEDVDMVIFRENTEDIYAGIEYKAGSDEQKKLLNFLQTELGVNKIRFPETSGLGIKPVSQEGTERLVRAAIEYAIKHNKPTVTLVHKGNIMKFTEGGFKTWGYELAEKEFADKVFTWNQYDAIKAEQGEAAANEAQSKAVAEGKIIVKDSIADIFLQQILTRPTEFDVVATMNLNGDYISDALAAQVGGIGIAPGANINYVTGHAIFEATHGTAPKYAGQDKVNPSSVLLSGVLMLEHLGWQEAADLITKSVEQTISSKVVTYDFARLMEGATEVKCSEFANELIKNL; from the coding sequence ATGACTAACGGTAAAATTGTAGTAGAGAACGGTGCACTAAACGTACCAAATAATCCAGTAATTCCTTTCATTGAAGGAGATGGAATTGGTCCTGATATCTGGGCAGCAGCTTCTCGTGTCATCGATGCAGCTGTTGAAAAAGCTTATAATGGTGAAAAGAAAATTGAATGGTTAGAAGTTCTAGCTGGTGAAAAAGCATTCAACCAAACTGGTGAATGGTTACCACAAGAAACTTTAGATAAAATTAACGAGTACTTAATCGCGATTAAAGGTCCTTTAACTACACCAATCGGTGGCGGAATTCGTTCTCTTAACGTTGCATTACGTCAAGAACTTGATCTTTATGTTTGTTTACGTCCTGTACGTCACTTCGACGGTGTTCCTTCACCAGTTAAACGTCCAGAAGATGTTGATATGGTAATCTTCCGTGAAAATACAGAAGATATTTACGCTGGTATTGAGTACAAAGCTGGTTCAGACGAGCAAAAGAAATTATTAAACTTCTTACAAACAGAACTTGGTGTTAATAAAATTCGCTTCCCAGAGACTTCTGGTTTAGGTATTAAACCTGTTTCTCAAGAAGGTACTGAACGTTTAGTTCGTGCAGCAATTGAATATGCAATCAAACATAACAAACCAACTGTTACATTAGTACACAAAGGTAACATTATGAAGTTCACTGAAGGTGGATTCAAAACTTGGGGTTATGAATTAGCGGAAAAAGAATTTGCTGACAAAGTATTCACATGGAACCAATACGATGCAATTAAAGCTGAGCAAGGCGAAGCTGCTGCTAACGAAGCACAATCTAAAGCTGTTGCAGAAGGCAAAATCATCGTAAAAGATTCAATTGCTGATATCTTCTTACAACAAATTTTAACACGTCCAACTGAGTTTGATGTAGTTGCTACAATGAACCTAAATGGTGACTATATTTCTGACGCATTAGCTGCACAAGTTGGTGGTATCGGTATCGCTCCAGGTGCTAACATTAACTATGTTACTGGACATGCAATCTTCGAAGCAACTCACGGTACTGCACCTAAATACGCTGGTCAAGATAAAGTAAACCCATCATCAGTATTACTATCTGGTGTGTTAATGCTTGAACACTTAGGTTGGCAAGAAGCTGCAGATTTAATTACAAAATCTGTTGAGCAAACAATCTCTTCTAAAGTTGTAACTTACGACTTTGCTCGTTTAATGGAAGGTGCAACTGAAGTTAAATGTTCAGAGTTTGCTAATGAATTAATTAAAAATCTTTAA
- the citZ gene encoding citrate synthase: protein MTATRGLEGIVAAESKISSIIDDTLTYVGYNIDDLAENASFEEVVFLLWHTRLPKADELAELKQQLAENAEIPQAIIDQFKAYPLNTVHPMAALRSAVSLLGVYDEEADVMTPEANYRKAIRLQAKVSTVVTAFSRIRKGLEPVAPKPELGYAANFLYMLHGKEPEAIEIEAFNKALVLHADHELNASTFTARVCVATLSDVYSGITSAIGALKGPLHGGANEQVMKMLSEIGSIENVETYIQDKLNNKEKIMGFGHRVYRKGDPRAKHLRVMSEKLTKLTGKPELYDMSVKIHDMIVGQKNLPANVDFFSASVYDSLGIEHDLFTPIFAVSRTSGWLAHILEQYANNRLIRPRADYVGPGMQKYVPVEER from the coding sequence ATGACAGCAACACGCGGTTTAGAAGGTATCGTAGCGGCTGAGTCTAAAATTAGCTCAATCATCGACGACACACTTACATACGTAGGCTACAACATTGATGATTTAGCAGAGAATGCTTCTTTCGAAGAGGTAGTATTCTTACTATGGCATACTCGACTTCCGAAAGCAGATGAACTAGCTGAATTAAAGCAACAATTAGCAGAAAATGCAGAAATTCCACAAGCAATTATTGATCAATTCAAAGCTTATCCATTAAATACAGTACATCCAATGGCAGCATTACGTTCTGCTGTATCTTTACTAGGTGTATATGATGAAGAAGCAGATGTAATGACTCCTGAAGCGAATTATCGTAAAGCTATTCGCCTTCAAGCAAAAGTATCTACGGTCGTAACTGCGTTCTCACGTATCCGTAAAGGCTTAGAACCAGTTGCACCAAAACCTGAATTAGGTTATGCTGCAAACTTCTTATATATGCTACACGGAAAAGAACCAGAAGCAATCGAAATTGAAGCATTTAACAAAGCGTTAGTATTACATGCTGACCACGAGCTAAACGCATCTACATTTACTGCTCGTGTTTGTGTGGCGACATTGTCTGATGTATATTCTGGTATTACTTCAGCAATCGGAGCTTTAAAAGGACCACTTCATGGTGGTGCTAATGAGCAAGTAATGAAAATGCTAAGTGAAATCGGTTCAATTGAAAACGTTGAAACATATATTCAAGACAAATTAAACAATAAAGAAAAAATCATGGGCTTTGGTCACCGCGTATATCGTAAAGGTGATCCACGTGCAAAACACTTACGTGTAATGAGCGAAAAGTTAACAAAACTTACTGGTAAACCAGAACTTTATGATATGTCAGTGAAAATTCATGATATGATTGTAGGGCAAAAAAATCTTCCTGCAAACGTAGACTTCTTCTCTGCATCAGTATACGATTCTTTAGGAATTGAACATGATTTATTCACACCAATCTTTGCAGTTTCTCGTACATCAGGTTGGTTAGCACACATTTTAGAACAATATGCAAACAACCGCTTAATTCGTCCTCGTGCTGATTATGTTGGACCAGGAATGCAAAAATATGTTCCAGTAGAAGAGCGCTAA
- a CDS encoding AI-2E family transporter gives MKVNKVGRFSFKTIVKYLILSTYLLILWFTLPISLAIFFAYLIYPIVDFCHKRLKLPYIISAITISILIFMLTYSLFYITIQSLISIYPEISEQIENIPIIETSNFKIFETVYEQSMSLIDTAIMTIINSIQLMFGYILEFFIFIFAFYFSLFESRKNRTWFFLYVPKPYRSEWKLYFTKAIDLFSYFLFVSFQLFIITFFLLSLGFSLLKFDQPISKAFLISIADFLPFFGIGLFLIPIAIYFFLVGQSYLGIALITLFVFIMITRQIIESLLWASTFQLRAIHTFFISAASILLFGIYGILFSPFIILLALKMKQRSTS, from the coding sequence ATGAAAGTAAATAAAGTAGGCCGTTTTTCATTTAAAACAATAGTAAAATATTTAATATTATCTACCTATTTATTAATACTTTGGTTCACTCTTCCAATATCACTTGCTATTTTTTTCGCATATTTAATCTACCCAATTGTAGACTTTTGTCATAAGCGATTAAAATTACCATACATCATAAGTGCCATCACTATATCTATATTGATTTTCATGTTAACTTATTCACTGTTTTATATTACAATTCAGAGTCTGATTAGCATTTACCCAGAAATCTCTGAGCAAATTGAAAATATCCCAATCATTGAGACAAGCAACTTCAAGATTTTCGAAACAGTATATGAACAATCTATGTCGTTAATTGATACTGCTATTATGACGATCATAAATTCAATTCAGCTAATGTTTGGATACATTTTAGAGTTTTTCATTTTTATTTTTGCATTCTATTTTTCACTATTTGAGTCACGAAAAAATAGAACGTGGTTTTTCCTTTACGTTCCTAAACCATATCGTTCAGAATGGAAACTATATTTTACGAAAGCAATTGATTTATTCAGTTATTTCTTATTTGTTAGTTTTCAACTCTTTATCATTACTTTCTTCTTATTAAGTTTAGGTTTTTCATTATTAAAGTTCGATCAACCAATAAGTAAAGCATTCTTAATTTCCATTGCTGATTTCTTACCTTTCTTTGGTATTGGGTTATTTTTAATACCGATTGCTATTTACTTCTTCCTAGTTGGACAAAGTTACCTTGGTATTGCTTTAATTACTTTGTTTGTTTTTATTATGATTACAAGACAAATTATTGAATCGTTATTATGGGCATCTACGTTTCAATTACGGGCAATACATACCTTTTTCATTAGTGCAGCTTCCATTTTACTTTTTGGTATTTATGGTATTCTATTTAGTCCTTTCATTATTCTACTAGCATTAAAAATGAAGCAACGTTCTACTTCATAA
- a CDS encoding FxsA family protein — protein MKKLKMSLFAIVLIEIAIFILIGNWIGIFNTLLFIILTSIIGITIAKKLGMHSIRNVQNSINRGEAPGPAMVDTFMIFIGSILLALPGFLTDFIGFTFVLSFTRKIYKPFIYQWLRKKIENGQFIIMK, from the coding sequence TTGAAAAAGTTAAAGATGAGTTTATTTGCGATTGTTTTAATTGAGATTGCAATATTTATATTAATAGGAAATTGGATTGGCATATTTAATACTTTATTATTTATTATCTTGACGAGTATTATTGGAATCACAATAGCTAAAAAACTTGGTATGCATTCAATTCGAAATGTACAAAACAGTATAAACAGAGGTGAAGCACCTGGCCCAGCGATGGTTGATACTTTTATGATTTTCATAGGTAGTATCTTACTTGCATTACCAGGCTTTTTAACTGATTTTATTGGATTCACATTTGTTTTGAGCTTTACACGAAAAATCTATAAACCTTTTATCTATCAATGGTTACGCAAGAAAATAGAAAATGGACAATTCATCATTATGAAGTAG
- the pyk gene encoding pyruvate kinase, with protein sequence MRKTKIVCTIGPASESPEVLEELILSGMNVARLNFSHGNHDEHAVRIATIRDVAAKLNKTIGILLDTKGPEIRTHNMKNGELHLVSGQVIDISMEEVEGNESVFSVTYNQLIEDVNQNDRILLDDGLIELRVLAKDLEKGLIHTIVENAGVLKNKKGVNVPGVSVKLPGITEKDAQDILFGIEQGVDFIAASFVRTAKDVLEIRELLEQNGGSHIQIIPKIENQEGVDNIDEIIEVSDGLMVARGDLGVEIPAEEVPLVQKSLIKKCNQVGKPVITATQMLDSMQRNPRPTRAEASDVANAIFDGTDAIMLSGETAAGLYPIESVKTMNNIAESTENSLDYRSIVSTRSREKGTTMTEALSQAVSYTSINLGVKAVLAPTASGTTAKMIAKYRPGVPIIAITNEVTTAQKLTLVWGVTPIVTPRVTTTDEILEMSVDESLKHQYVNHGDVVVITAGVPVGEAGTTNLMKVHVIGDLLARGQGVGKASVVAKAAVVNNANEALAYDTDGCILVTIGTDREMMPAIEKCVGIITEEGGLTSHAAVVGLSLGLPVIVGVKEATTLIRHGQEITMDAETGVIYKGHASVL encoded by the coding sequence ATGAGAAAAACAAAGATAGTATGTACAATTGGACCTGCAAGTGAATCGCCAGAAGTTCTTGAGGAATTAATTTTATCAGGCATGAATGTTGCTAGATTAAACTTCTCACATGGAAATCATGATGAACATGCTGTTCGTATTGCAACAATACGTGATGTGGCAGCAAAGTTAAATAAAACAATTGGGATTCTTCTAGATACAAAAGGACCGGAAATTAGAACGCACAATATGAAAAATGGTGAGCTTCACCTTGTATCTGGACAAGTAATTGACATTTCGATGGAAGAAGTAGAAGGAAACGAAAGTGTATTTTCCGTAACATATAACCAATTAATCGAAGATGTCAACCAAAATGACAGAATATTATTAGATGATGGTTTAATTGAACTACGCGTTTTAGCAAAAGATTTGGAAAAAGGTTTAATTCATACGATTGTTGAAAATGCAGGAGTATTAAAAAATAAAAAAGGTGTTAACGTTCCGGGTGTTTCAGTAAAGCTTCCTGGAATAACAGAAAAAGACGCACAAGATATTTTATTTGGTATTGAGCAAGGTGTTGACTTTATTGCTGCATCATTTGTTCGTACAGCTAAAGATGTATTAGAAATCCGAGAGTTACTTGAACAAAACGGTGGAAGTCATATACAAATTATTCCTAAAATTGAAAACCAAGAAGGCGTAGATAACATTGATGAAATCATCGAAGTATCAGATGGTTTAATGGTTGCTCGTGGTGACTTAGGTGTTGAGATACCTGCTGAAGAAGTACCATTGGTTCAAAAATCATTAATTAAAAAATGCAACCAAGTTGGAAAACCGGTAATAACAGCTACTCAAATGTTAGATTCCATGCAACGAAATCCTCGTCCTACTCGAGCAGAGGCAAGTGACGTTGCGAACGCTATTTTTGATGGAACTGATGCTATTATGCTTTCAGGTGAGACAGCAGCAGGCTTATATCCAATTGAATCTGTTAAAACAATGAATAATATCGCAGAAAGTACAGAGAATTCATTAGATTATCGCTCAATTGTATCAACGAGAAGTCGTGAAAAAGGTACAACAATGACTGAAGCACTATCACAGGCAGTATCATACACATCTATTAATTTAGGTGTAAAAGCGGTTTTAGCTCCAACTGCAAGTGGTACAACGGCTAAAATGATTGCAAAATATCGTCCGGGTGTACCAATTATTGCAATTACTAACGAAGTCACAACTGCTCAAAAATTAACACTTGTTTGGGGTGTAACACCAATTGTAACACCAAGAGTAACTACTACGGATGAAATTCTAGAAATGTCTGTTGATGAATCGCTAAAACATCAATACGTTAACCACGGTGATGTTGTCGTTATTACAGCAGGAGTTCCCGTAGGTGAAGCAGGTACTACTAACTTAATGAAAGTTCATGTGATTGGCGACTTATTAGCACGTGGACAAGGGGTAGGAAAAGCTTCAGTCGTTGCAAAAGCTGCTGTAGTGAATAATGCCAATGAAGCATTAGCCTATGATACGGATGGATGTATTTTAGTTACGATTGGAACAGATCGAGAAATGATGCCAGCTATTGAAAAATGTGTTGGTATTATTACTGAAGAAGGTGGTCTAACTAGTCACGCAGCGGTTGTTGGGTTAAGCTTAGGGTTACCAGTAATAGTAGGTGTAAAAGAAGCAACCACATTAATACGCCACGGACAAGAGATTACAATGGATGCAGAAACTGGCGTAATATATAAAGGTCATGCAAGTGTCCTATAA